Part of the Juglans regia cultivar Chandler chromosome 14, Walnut 2.0, whole genome shotgun sequence genome, TGTGAggagttttgaaaataaacaagacctTACTCTCTTCTCTCTATGACACAAATGGGCGCTCTAAATGGAGTCTAATGAGCCAactccatttatatatatatgggatgaGAGTAAGGGCTTCTTCAAGTGCTCACTAAATAGCCCAGCCCATTATGGGCTCACATTATGACTATCCTAGTGCACACATAAAAATACAACaacttttccttttaatttgaaACAAACTTTCTATACAAATCCTTGGTACGTACGTAGCATTACCCTTACGAAATATTTAAGATGTAAactttgatattatttaaaagcATGTACGTATAATAGAGAAGAAACAATCTTGGGATCATTGTTTGGAGACGGCTAATGATCCAACGTTTGCAGGCGCGCATGCACTTGAACTCGAGCTAGCAGTTTGCATGGTATGTCTATTTCTTGAGGAAACGCTTGAACCAATGGGCGGACAGTTTAGGATGTCTTTTCAACCCATCCTTGTAGTCTATATAGTAAATGCCAAATCTAAGAGTGTAACCTGAAGTCCATTCAAAATTGTCTAACAATGACCACGCAAAGTATCCCTTGACATTAACGCCATCCCTATTAAACCAAAGTCAGCATCATTTATAAGTTGGTCAACTATTAATATTGGAATTCATAGAGctcaaaaaagaacaaaaaaagctAAAATTCTATAAAGAAACGTTTAAGCACTAATTACTTGATAGCTGCATCAAGATATGCAAGATGGCGGTAGTGATAGTCAATTCTATGGCTGTCCCGGAGGGCTTCCTCGAGCGATAAAGAGgcattattaaactcatcaatccctgtgatattatatataatatatagcagGGTGGATCATTTATGTTGATGGTATCATGATGATCTTAGTTATGGGCTGATATTAATTGAAAACTAATAATAAGCTtggaattttaattaattaccatTCTCGGTGATGTAAATGAGTGGATTATGGTATTTTGTCTTTGTGTAGAGCAAAAGATCTTGTATTCCACTCGGATAGACATATAGCCAGTCAGAAGCAGCCTGCAATTAAATTATGTGTATAATTCAATGAAAATGGAGTTCTTTGTGCATGTACAGATAAGCTGATAATCgactacttattatatatatataatataattaattgtcacGCACCCTTGGACCAATAGGAATCCCATTTCGCTCGGCTGCCACAGCAAAATTAAAAGTCATGACTATGATCGTCGATCCagttatatatgttattattgctagaatattaataattggaaaattaattataatcataatCTCGTCGAGTGTCCATGAATGCGTAGTATTTTGTACTTACTTGAGAGATTAACACGTATATCTATCAAGTAGCTTGAAATTCCAGCATTCGGGACGTCAGGTACTGCATGGGCTGCATAATTAGTGGTATAATAGTTTATTCCAATGAAATCAAACGACCCCTTCACCGCCATGGATTGCTCTTTCGAGAAATTGGGTAATCGGTTCCCAACCAGAGATCGCATGATATGTGGATAGTCACCATTTGTTAATGGGTCCATGAACCTGCAATATCCATCCAAagcataatttattaaataatatttgattgtaagaaaaatgttctttagatctttaatctttttttttttttttttttcattctcaatcaCATCCGCTAACTAATACGATATATTTTAAGAGGTTTGTTCATTTAAGTCATGCGATTGGCATataaaatttcttcaaatattCCAACTCAATATGGTTTGATtgatttatatgataaattaagatgaatagTTGCTCAAAACTAATTATAGATACGGGAGTTGAACGATAATATATATGTTCTacgaggggaaaaaaaagaaactataaattaaagaaatcaagCAGTACTTACCATCCAAACATGAAATCAAGTGCTCGCAGTGCAGAGTGACGATCATACGTCGAATTGGAGTATGGAACTAGCCAGTTTGAGACGAGCGTTATTCCTATGGTACCTTCCTGTATTGCCTGCGCATACTCAGTTTGAGAGTTCTGCATTTTACTTGTACTAAAGAtacaatgtattttttttttccaagtaaaGTTTTATATGTATGGACAATATTTGATATCCAATATGCATCTGTACTTGAGAGATACCCATGTATACGTTATAGAATAATCATTCTTGTGTGGAACCTGATATTTTTGCTTGTACACTTTAACTGCGGCTGCATGTGCAAGAAGCTGGTGGTGTGTCACAATATATGGCTCGGTCGCAGAATTTCCACCTGTACAGTTTAGATTTTGCCAATCCGAACATCGATCCGGCGCTAAAACACCAAGTGCATATCCACCGACGCTGTAACTCAGTGGCTCATTCAGTGTAATCCAGTGCTTCACCCGGTCACCAAATTCCTTGAAGCAAAGTTCAGCATAGTCCCCAAAATCATCCCTTtgtataattatcaaaaaaataagaagttcTAATTAGTTAGACCATCACCtgttaaaacatatattaaataataaaatctatatatatctacccatcagtttaaacttttaagataaGTACTTGTGTTTTTACATAGTATTAAAGGAAAGGTCATGAGTTCAAACCTAACCCTTCACTATAAATTATTACAGAATTAGTACTTACACAATCTGAGGACTTAAGAAACCACCATACTCATCTTCTAAGGCTTGGGGTAGATCCCAATGGAAGAGTGTCACAAATGGCTTTAGACCTGCATGCATTCAGTTATGGTAAACGACGTACAGAGTGAATTTTGAGCACTACATaagattatttatttgattttttaacttgGCCGGGTTCATAAGAATctgatgataaatgatatatataagatgGAACTCCAAGAGTACTAGATCATGACCTTTTTCCAGCAGCTCATTGATGAGGTTATTGTAGTAGTTAATTCCTTCTCTGTTCACACCCCCACATAATTTCCCATCTGCCACTcatgaagaaattaagaatagaccaaaaaagaaaaagaacagaagTATGATATTTCCAAACCTAGCTGGTAGTTAAAATACTTGAATATTGTCCAGTTTTTACGTCAATCTAGTTCTTCTTTCCcttattttctgaaattttaTGGCAGAAAGTACAAATTAATTGAGGCAAATAATCATAAGAATCATACTTGGCAAAAGTCGGGACCATGAGATTGAGAATCTGTATGCATCTaaacccatatccttcataatCCCAACATCTTCCTGCATGCGTCACAAAACTCAGATCGAAGGTATTACAAAATTTATACGATGAAGATCATTTTCCCTTGAAGTAATTAACCTCTCGCTAGTTTTGCTCAATAACACTAAAATTCAACTTGCTGCATGTAATGGACTTAAAGAGTATTtatattagatattaattatatagtgaGTAATAATGGTATAATAAatgatctttaattttttcttatattaatgGAACTACCATACCTTGTAGTGATGATATTGATCAACAGCTACATCTCCATTACTGTGATCGGTTATCTTATCTGCAATTTCATGGTcgaatattttgtaaaatagaaTGTCATAAAGTGGGGTGTTTGCTCTAACAATTGAGGCCAAAGGAcgtcaattaattaattaactaattaaatacGTAGCCAACTTAATTGCCGGCTAGAGCATAGAGAGATTTGTGTCTAGTCGGAAGGTTTTGGATCAAAGATTTAGTTACTGATGAAAGAAAACGAGCAATAATAAGGGTCTTGTACACTACTTCAACACAACTAGCATTAAAAATATGAGAAGTACTGTTAATTAGGTTTACAAAGAGATCTACTTAACAAATTAATAAGggtatatgtaatatattacaTCTACTCAcgacaagaaaaataaacatttgtgaCGAAATATTTACAACGATAATCATgagtagttttcttgtagtgcataCAGTGTAATCATTTTTGCAATATGATGTACCatatatcaatttgtgattttatttttatgagatttgatTGTGCAACAAACATTTCTCTTAAGGTACTGGGGCATACACTTGTGAGCTTTACTCAAGTTTTATATCGTATAATAGTATCATGTATACACAAACAGGTAGTATAACATGTAGATGTATAGATGCAAAACCATTAAGTTGTGTACCAAAAGAACATATTAAACAGAAATTAACTTATAACGACAATATTGTTTGGTAATTACtgatcaatttcattttatttgagcAATAGAGATCAGACCTGGATATCTATGGGTGAAAGTGTCCCATGTTGATGGTCCTTTACCACCTTCTTTTGCTGCACCTTCGTACTGACATTAATTATAAGAATGtatacattaattatattcGTCCAGATTTTACATCCCGTAACTTCTTGTTTCTATAACAACTTTACAATATTATCCCATGACATTAGAGGAACGAAAATATAGGAAAGAAGGTACAAAAATCTGGGGATACTTACCTGATAAGACGCTGACGCCGTGCCAAAAATGAATCCTCTCGGAAAAGTGCTCCGGTTTAGCGAAGCTGTGTCATAGGTAGGTGGAATAGCAATGCTACTACCACTACTTGTCAATGGGAAAAGAATAACTAAGAGACCTAAAAGGAGATTTCCCATAAGTACTGCTTCAATCTGATTATCCTCGATCGACGGTGGTACTACTGTTAACtgcgctttatatatatatatagatcttaGTCAAATATGCATCGATCATAACATCACTTCCAATGAATTTACGACGCTCTAAATGAAACTTTTGTTCGGTACTTATGCCTCTATATCTGTATTTTATGTTAGATGCTTTAATCCTAACTAAATACAGAGAATGTCAAGAAGAAAAGGCAAATGATCTACCTACCCCATAATAGTATATTGTTATGTCGCCATCACATCTAAACATGCAATAAATCAGTCTTGATATTATGTAtgaattgataaaaaatatggaTTATAAGTATTCTCATGTTTTCAAGGAAGGGAATGCTGTCATGGATTGGCTCGCTCGACGGGGTGCAAGCGAGAGAGATGCGAAATGGAGAAACACTATAGACTTACCTTCCATGCTGCGAGGTTTAATTAGAATAGATAAATGGGGCCTTGCATCAAATCGGTGTAGATCGCATGCTGCAAGGAATTAATTCAAAGGTGGTTTTTTGCGAATTAGTGCAGAACGTTTGAAGGGCTGCGTTGTATGCAGCgctgctctgtttttttttgtGCATTGCTTGTTAGGCTTGTTTTAGAGGTCTTATTATATAGGCTTGTTAGTATTATTCTAAGTTTGTGGATGAAAGTATAATTTATCCGGCCATATGTGTTGTAAATCAACACACGCAGTATCGGTCCATCGGAATATATAGTTACGTATTTTTAATGGTGAAAACAAGAACGTGATTAAGTATAAGAGACATGAATCTGGATTTatgttgataattatataaataaaaaattataataagatgaaGCCTTTCTTCCTGGCTTAATCTTTGGGAGCCATTTGTCGGCATG contains:
- the LOC109019947 gene encoding beta-glucosidase 13-like, whose amino-acid sequence is MGNLLLGLLVILFPLTSSGSSIAIPPTYDTASLNRSTFPRGFIFGTASASYQYEGAAKEGGKGPSTWDTFTHRYPDKITDHSNGDVAVDQYHHYKEDVGIMKDMGLDAYRFSISWSRLLPNGKLCGGVNREGINYYNNLINELLEKGLKPFVTLFHWDLPQALEDEYGGFLSPQIVDDFGDYAELCFKEFGDRVKHWITLNEPLSYSVGGYALGVLAPDRCSDWQNLNCTGGNSATEPYIVTHHQLLAHAAAVKVYKQKYQAIQEGTIGITLVSNWLVPYSNSTYDRHSALRALDFMFGWFMDPLTNGDYPHIMRSLVGNRLPNFSKEQSMAVKGSFDFIGINYYTTNYAAHAVPDVPNAGISSYLIDIRVNLSTERNGIPIGPRAASDWLYVYPSGIQDLLLYTKTKYHNPLIYITENGIDEFNNASLSLEEALRDSHRIDYHYRHLAYLDAAIKDGVNVKGYFAWSLLDNFEWTSGYTLRFGIYYIDYKDGLKRHPKLSAHWFKRFLKK